A single region of the Glycine max cultivar Williams 82 chromosome 20, Glycine_max_v4.0, whole genome shotgun sequence genome encodes:
- the LOC100776382 gene encoding probable protein S-acyltransferase 15 isoform X2, with protein MKGKRFLSVPVLAVFLLMLFVYYSSIFVFLQDWLGLQSSPGTLNAFLFSLFASLSLFSFFSCVLTDPGHVPSSYAPDVEFSKDNAEQKKCDKCFAYKPPRTHHCRVCRRCILKMIIFMSCVFQKDWDPIKGSSLKIFYVLYGTMVVGLTITLLTLFGWHVYLILHNMTTIEYYEGNRAKWLAMRSGQSYRHPFNIGAYKNITLVLGPNMLKWLCPTAVSHLKDGVSFPTLRDNS; from the exons ATGAAGGGCAAAAGGTTTCTATCAGTGCCTGTGTTGGCAGTGTTTTTGTTGATGCTTTTTGTGTATTACTCTTCAATCTTCGTCTTCCTCCAAGATTGGCTCGGTTTGCAGAGTTCCCCTGGCACTTTGAATGCgttccttttctctctctttgctTCTCTAtccctcttctcttttttctcttgcgTTCTCACTGACCCCGGCCACGTCCCTTCTTCCTACGCCCCAGATGTTGAATTCTCCAAAGAT AATGCAGAACAGAAGAAATGTGACAAGTGCTTTGCATACAAGCCTCCCAGGACCCATCATTGTCGAGTTTGCAGAAGGTGTATTCTGAAAATG ATCATATTTATGAGCTGTGTATTTCAGAAGGACTGGGATCCCATTAAAGGAAGTTCTCTTAAGATCTTTTAT GTCTTGTATGGAACAATGGTGGTGGGCTTGACCATAACCCTTTTGACTCTTTTTGGATGGCATGTCTACCTTATCCTTCATAACATGACAACCATAGAG tattatgaagGAAATCGTGCAAAATGGTTGGCTATGAGGTCTGGGCAGAGCTACCGGCATCCATTCAACATTGGCGCATACAAGAACATTACTTTG GTTTTAGGTCCAAACATGCTGAAATGGTTATGTCCCACGGCAGTAAGCCATCTGAAGGATGGGGTTAGCTTCCCCACGTTACGTGATAATTCTTAA
- the LOC100776382 gene encoding probable protein S-acyltransferase 15 isoform X1 has protein sequence MKGKRFLSVPVLAVFLLMLFVYYSSIFVFLQDWLGLQSSPGTLNAFLFSLFASLSLFSFFSCVLTDPGHVPSSYAPDVEFSKDNAEQKKCDKCFAYKPPRTHHCRVCRRCILKMDHHCLWINNCVGYWNYKAFFVFVFYATTASIYSTIIFMSCVFQKDWDPIKGSSLKIFYVLYGTMVVGLTITLLTLFGWHVYLILHNMTTIEYYEGNRAKWLAMRSGQSYRHPFNIGAYKNITLVLGPNMLKWLCPTAVSHLKDGVSFPTLRDNS, from the exons ATGAAGGGCAAAAGGTTTCTATCAGTGCCTGTGTTGGCAGTGTTTTTGTTGATGCTTTTTGTGTATTACTCTTCAATCTTCGTCTTCCTCCAAGATTGGCTCGGTTTGCAGAGTTCCCCTGGCACTTTGAATGCgttccttttctctctctttgctTCTCTAtccctcttctcttttttctcttgcgTTCTCACTGACCCCGGCCACGTCCCTTCTTCCTACGCCCCAGATGTTGAATTCTCCAAAGAT AATGCAGAACAGAAGAAATGTGACAAGTGCTTTGCATACAAGCCTCCCAGGACCCATCATTGTCGAGTTTGCAGAAGGTGTATTCTGAAAATG GATCATCACTGCTTGTGGATAAATAACTGTGTTGGTTATTGGAATTATAAggctttctttgtttttgtattCTATGCCACCACGGCAAGTATTTATTCTACG ATCATATTTATGAGCTGTGTATTTCAGAAGGACTGGGATCCCATTAAAGGAAGTTCTCTTAAGATCTTTTAT GTCTTGTATGGAACAATGGTGGTGGGCTTGACCATAACCCTTTTGACTCTTTTTGGATGGCATGTCTACCTTATCCTTCATAACATGACAACCATAGAG tattatgaagGAAATCGTGCAAAATGGTTGGCTATGAGGTCTGGGCAGAGCTACCGGCATCCATTCAACATTGGCGCATACAAGAACATTACTTTG GTTTTAGGTCCAAACATGCTGAAATGGTTATGTCCCACGGCAGTAAGCCATCTGAAGGATGGGGTTAGCTTCCCCACGTTACGTGATAATTCTTAA